A section of the Primulina eburnea isolate SZY01 chromosome 1, ASM2296580v1, whole genome shotgun sequence genome encodes:
- the LOC140833249 gene encoding serine--tRNA ligase, chloroplastic/mitochondrial isoform X3: MGLQSCASKLYPFSILKPLTSSPQISKFLIPYHFRRRSFPLHARARAYASAAPQLATKTSDVTSPDDVKEVKVSQWKAAIDYKWMRENKEAVAANIKNRKSQANLDLVLQLYDSLLNAQKEVERLRAERNAVANKMKGKLEPAERQKLIEEGKNLKEGLVSLEEDLLKLTDEIQQEAQCVPNMTHPDVPLGGEDCSTVRKVVGQPREFSFPVKDHVQLGKDLDLFDFDAAAEVSGSKFYYLKNEAVMLEMGLVNWAVSEVMKRGFMPLTTPEIVRSSVVEKCGFLPRGTNTQVYSIEGSDQCLIGTAEIPVGGIHMDSILSEVSLPLKYAAFSHCFRTEAGAAGAATRGLYRVHQFSKVEMFILCRPEESDSFHQQLIQIEEELFSSLGLHFKTMDMSTEDLGAPAYRKFDIEAWMPGLGRYDIKCLQLYRLPKQTTRHSLSS, from the exons ATGGGGCTTCAATCTTGTGCGTCCAAATTATATCCATTTTCAATCCTCAAACCCCTCACCAGTTCTCCCCAAATTTCCAAATTCTTGATCCCGTACCACTTCCGGCGGCGTTCATTTCCGCTTCATGCTAGAGCACGAGCCTACGCCTCTGCCGCTCCTCAACTAGCTACTAAAACCTCCGATGTCACCAGCCCAGATGATGTTAAGG AAGTGAAGGTGTCTCAATGGAAAGCGGCAATTGATTACAAGTGGATGCGGGAGAACAAGGAGGCCGTTGCGGCCAATATCAAGAATCGCAAATCACAAGCTAATCTAGATCTTGTTCTTCAGCTTTATGATAGTTTATTGAATGCTCAAAAG GAAGTTGAAAGACTTCGCGCAGAGAGAAATGCAGTTGCAAACAAGATGAAAGGAAAGCTGGAGCCTGCAGAACGTCAGAAACTCATAGAAGAAG GTAAGAATCTCAAGGAAGGGCTTGTTTCCCTGGAAGAAGACCTTCTTAAACTTACAGACGAAATTCAGCAGGAAGCACAATGTGTGCCAAATATGACACATCCAGATGTCCCATTAGGCGGAGAAGATTGTTCTACTGTGAGAAAAGTG GTCGGTCAGCCACGTGAGTTTAGTTTCCCTGTCAAGGATCATGTCCAGCTTGGAAAAGACTTGGACTTATTTGATTTTGATGCTGCCGCGGAG GTTAGTGGTTCGAAGTTTTATTACTTGAAGAATGAAGCAGTTATGCTTGAGATGGGACTCGTGAACTGGGCAGTATCAGAAGTCATGAAAAGAGGCTTCATGCCTCTTACAACACCAGAAATTGTCCGATCTTCTGTTGTAGAGAAATGCGGTTTCCTGCCCAGAGGAACAAACACTCAG GTTTATTCAATTGAGGGTAGTGATCAATGCCTCATAGGTACTGCAGAGATTCCAGTGGGAGGAATTCATATGGACTCCATTCTTTCAGAGGTATCATTGCCTTTAAAGTACGCAGCTTTCTCTCATTGCTTTCGCACAGAAGCAGGTGCTGCAGGTGCTGCAACAAG GGGCCTTTATCGTGTTCACCAATTTAGCAAGGTGGAGATGTTCATCTTATGCAGGCCAGAGGAGAGTGATTCCTTCCATCAACagcttattcaaattgaagaaGAGCTCTTCTCGTCATTAGGACTACATTTTAA AACTATGGACATGTCAACTGAGGATCTAGGTGCACCAGCTTATCGTAAGTTCGATATTGAAGCCTGGATGCCTGGATTGGGACGGTACG ATATCAAGTGCCTCCAACTGTACAGACTACCAAAGCAGACGACTAGGCATTCGTTATCGTCCTGA
- the LOC140833249 gene encoding serine--tRNA ligase, chloroplastic/mitochondrial isoform X4: MKGKLEPAERQKLIEEGKNLKEGLVSLEEDLLKLTDEIQQEAQCVPNMTHPDVPLGGEDCSTVRKVVGQPREFSFPVKDHVQLGKDLDLFDFDAAAEVSGSKFYYLKNEAVMLEMGLVNWAVSEVMKRGFMPLTTPEIVRSSVVEKCGFLPRGTNTQVYSIEGSDQCLIGTAEIPVGGIHMDSILSEVSLPLKYAAFSHCFRTEAGAAGAATRGLYRVHQFSKVEMFILCRPEESDSFHQQLIQIEEELFSSLGLHFKTMDMSTEDLGAPAYRKFDIEAWMPGLGRYGEISSASNCTDYQSRRLGIRYRPESSTPSKKGPTQFVHTLNATACAVPRMIICLLENYQQEDGSVIIPEPLRPFVGNLEIIGPKYK; this comes from the exons ATGAAAGGAAAGCTGGAGCCTGCAGAACGTCAGAAACTCATAGAAGAAG GTAAGAATCTCAAGGAAGGGCTTGTTTCCCTGGAAGAAGACCTTCTTAAACTTACAGACGAAATTCAGCAGGAAGCACAATGTGTGCCAAATATGACACATCCAGATGTCCCATTAGGCGGAGAAGATTGTTCTACTGTGAGAAAAGTG GTCGGTCAGCCACGTGAGTTTAGTTTCCCTGTCAAGGATCATGTCCAGCTTGGAAAAGACTTGGACTTATTTGATTTTGATGCTGCCGCGGAG GTTAGTGGTTCGAAGTTTTATTACTTGAAGAATGAAGCAGTTATGCTTGAGATGGGACTCGTGAACTGGGCAGTATCAGAAGTCATGAAAAGAGGCTTCATGCCTCTTACAACACCAGAAATTGTCCGATCTTCTGTTGTAGAGAAATGCGGTTTCCTGCCCAGAGGAACAAACACTCAG GTTTATTCAATTGAGGGTAGTGATCAATGCCTCATAGGTACTGCAGAGATTCCAGTGGGAGGAATTCATATGGACTCCATTCTTTCAGAGGTATCATTGCCTTTAAAGTACGCAGCTTTCTCTCATTGCTTTCGCACAGAAGCAGGTGCTGCAGGTGCTGCAACAAG GGGCCTTTATCGTGTTCACCAATTTAGCAAGGTGGAGATGTTCATCTTATGCAGGCCAGAGGAGAGTGATTCCTTCCATCAACagcttattcaaattgaagaaGAGCTCTTCTCGTCATTAGGACTACATTTTAA AACTATGGACATGTCAACTGAGGATCTAGGTGCACCAGCTTATCGTAAGTTCGATATTGAAGCCTGGATGCCTGGATTGGGACGGTACGGTGAG ATATCAAGTGCCTCCAACTGTACAGACTACCAAAGCAGACGACTAGGCATTCGTTATCGTCCTGAATCTTCTACTCCTTCGAAAAAGGGTCCAACACAGTTTGTCCATACACTAAACGCCACAGCATGTGCAGTTCCTAGAATGATCATATGCCTGCTCGAAAATTACCAGCAAGAGGATGGTTCTGTCATTATACCCGAACCATTGAGGCCGTTCGTGGGAAATCTTGAGATAATTGGTCCTAAATACAAATAG
- the LOC140808801 gene encoding toMV susceptible protein tm-1(GCR26)-like, whose amino-acid sequence MNKALEAFLSKVQSDDILAGVIGLGGSGGTSLISSGFPSFPIGIPKLIVSIEASGNTEPYVGTSDLVLFPSVVDVCGINNMSRSVLSNVVAAFAGMVMGQLKLSEESATDNEKPTSGGRAMEDLVKAGLIQGVLDITTTEVADYTVGGNMACDSSRFDAILDKKIPLVLRVGALDMVNLGPRATVPSNFQQRNIYEHNEQVTLMQTTIYENVKFAAFKAKKLNKSSSKVRVYLPKMGVFALDEPDKAFYDPEATGALIHEMQRKMVDSTVVAVDLPSKPPSTTEFGSTRSIPPINTAIFSQQQPIDSNYNLGGEIGLRRRQTCGAGIREWRRRRTSNQ is encoded by the coding sequence ATGAACAAAGCTCTCGAGGCTTTCCTCAGCAAAGTTCAAAGTGATGACATTCTTGCTGGAGTTATCGGGCTTGGTGGCAGTGGAGGGACATCTTTAATTTCCTCTGGTTTTCCATCTTTTCCCATTGGAATCCCAAAGTTGATTGTATCAATTGAGGCCAGTGGCAATACTGAACCATATGTTGGAACATCTGATTTGGTGTTATTTCCATCAGTGGTGGATGTTTGTGGCATTAACAATATGAGTAGATCGGTGTTATCTAATGTCGTTGCTGCTTTTGCTGGAATGGTGATGGGACAGCTAAAACTTTCCGAAGAATCAGCCACTGATAATGAGAAGCCTACATCAGGAGGAAGGGCTATGGAAGATCTTGTCAAAGCCGGACTTATACAGGGTGTTTTGGATATCACCACAACCGAGGTAGCTGATTACACTGTAGGAGGAAACATGGCATGTGACAGTTCACGTTTTGATGCCATATTAGATAAGAAGATACCCTTGGTTCTAAGGGTTGGTGCCTTAGATATGGTGAACCTTGGACCCAGAGCCACCGtaccttcaaattttcaacaGAGAAATATTTACGAACACAATGAACAGGTTACACTTATGCAAACTACAATTTATGAGAATGTGAAATTTGCAGCCTTCAAAGCAAAGAAGTTAAACAAGTCATCATCAAAGGTTCGTGTCTACTTGCCAAAGATGGGAGTTTTTGCCTTAGATGAACCAGACAAGGCGTTCTATGATCCAGAGGCTACTGGTGCTCTTATACACGAAATGCAGAGGAAAATGGTTGACTCGACGGTGGTTGCCGTGGATCTTCCGTCGAAGCCTCCGTCAACTACTGAATTTGGTTCAACGCGATCGATTCCACCCATCAACACAGCAATATTTTCTCAACAGCAACCCATCGATAGCAACTATAATTTGGGCGGAGAAATTGGCTTGAGAAGGAGACAAACCTGCGGCGCTGGAATCAGGGAGTGGCGACGGAGAAGAACTTCGAACCAATGA
- the LOC140833249 gene encoding serine--tRNA ligase, chloroplastic/mitochondrial isoform X2 yields the protein MGLQSCASKLYPFSILKPLTSSPQISKFLIPYHFRRRSFPLHARARAYASAAPQLATKTSDVTSPDDVKVKVSQWKAAIDYKWMRENKEAVAANIKNRKSQANLDLVLQLYDSLLNAQKEVERLRAERNAVANKMKGKLEPAERQKLIEEGKNLKEGLVSLEEDLLKLTDEIQQEAQCVPNMTHPDVPLGGEDCSTVRKVVGQPREFSFPVKDHVQLGKDLDLFDFDAAAEVSGSKFYYLKNEAVMLEMGLVNWAVSEVMKRGFMPLTTPEIVRSSVVEKCGFLPRGTNTQVYSIEGSDQCLIGTAEIPVGGIHMDSILSEVSLPLKYAAFSHCFRTEAGAAGAATRGLYRVHQFSKVEMFILCRPEESDSFHQQLIQIEEELFSSLGLHFKTMDMSTEDLGAPAYRKFDIEAWMPGLGRYGEISSASNCTDYQSRRLGIRYRPESSTPSKKGPTQFVHTLNATACAVPRMIICLLENYQQEDGSVIIPEPLRPFVGNLEIIGPKYK from the exons ATGGGGCTTCAATCTTGTGCGTCCAAATTATATCCATTTTCAATCCTCAAACCCCTCACCAGTTCTCCCCAAATTTCCAAATTCTTGATCCCGTACCACTTCCGGCGGCGTTCATTTCCGCTTCATGCTAGAGCACGAGCCTACGCCTCTGCCGCTCCTCAACTAGCTACTAAAACCTCCGATGTCACCAGCCCAGATGATGTTAAGG TGAAGGTGTCTCAATGGAAAGCGGCAATTGATTACAAGTGGATGCGGGAGAACAAGGAGGCCGTTGCGGCCAATATCAAGAATCGCAAATCACAAGCTAATCTAGATCTTGTTCTTCAGCTTTATGATAGTTTATTGAATGCTCAAAAG GAAGTTGAAAGACTTCGCGCAGAGAGAAATGCAGTTGCAAACAAGATGAAAGGAAAGCTGGAGCCTGCAGAACGTCAGAAACTCATAGAAGAAG GTAAGAATCTCAAGGAAGGGCTTGTTTCCCTGGAAGAAGACCTTCTTAAACTTACAGACGAAATTCAGCAGGAAGCACAATGTGTGCCAAATATGACACATCCAGATGTCCCATTAGGCGGAGAAGATTGTTCTACTGTGAGAAAAGTG GTCGGTCAGCCACGTGAGTTTAGTTTCCCTGTCAAGGATCATGTCCAGCTTGGAAAAGACTTGGACTTATTTGATTTTGATGCTGCCGCGGAG GTTAGTGGTTCGAAGTTTTATTACTTGAAGAATGAAGCAGTTATGCTTGAGATGGGACTCGTGAACTGGGCAGTATCAGAAGTCATGAAAAGAGGCTTCATGCCTCTTACAACACCAGAAATTGTCCGATCTTCTGTTGTAGAGAAATGCGGTTTCCTGCCCAGAGGAACAAACACTCAG GTTTATTCAATTGAGGGTAGTGATCAATGCCTCATAGGTACTGCAGAGATTCCAGTGGGAGGAATTCATATGGACTCCATTCTTTCAGAGGTATCATTGCCTTTAAAGTACGCAGCTTTCTCTCATTGCTTTCGCACAGAAGCAGGTGCTGCAGGTGCTGCAACAAG GGGCCTTTATCGTGTTCACCAATTTAGCAAGGTGGAGATGTTCATCTTATGCAGGCCAGAGGAGAGTGATTCCTTCCATCAACagcttattcaaattgaagaaGAGCTCTTCTCGTCATTAGGACTACATTTTAA AACTATGGACATGTCAACTGAGGATCTAGGTGCACCAGCTTATCGTAAGTTCGATATTGAAGCCTGGATGCCTGGATTGGGACGGTACGGTGAG ATATCAAGTGCCTCCAACTGTACAGACTACCAAAGCAGACGACTAGGCATTCGTTATCGTCCTGAATCTTCTACTCCTTCGAAAAAGGGTCCAACACAGTTTGTCCATACACTAAACGCCACAGCATGTGCAGTTCCTAGAATGATCATATGCCTGCTCGAAAATTACCAGCAAGAGGATGGTTCTGTCATTATACCCGAACCATTGAGGCCGTTCGTGGGAAATCTTGAGATAATTGGTCCTAAATACAAATAG
- the LOC140833249 gene encoding serine--tRNA ligase, chloroplastic/mitochondrial isoform X1, whose translation MGLQSCASKLYPFSILKPLTSSPQISKFLIPYHFRRRSFPLHARARAYASAAPQLATKTSDVTSPDDVKEVKVSQWKAAIDYKWMRENKEAVAANIKNRKSQANLDLVLQLYDSLLNAQKEVERLRAERNAVANKMKGKLEPAERQKLIEEGKNLKEGLVSLEEDLLKLTDEIQQEAQCVPNMTHPDVPLGGEDCSTVRKVVGQPREFSFPVKDHVQLGKDLDLFDFDAAAEVSGSKFYYLKNEAVMLEMGLVNWAVSEVMKRGFMPLTTPEIVRSSVVEKCGFLPRGTNTQVYSIEGSDQCLIGTAEIPVGGIHMDSILSEVSLPLKYAAFSHCFRTEAGAAGAATRGLYRVHQFSKVEMFILCRPEESDSFHQQLIQIEEELFSSLGLHFKTMDMSTEDLGAPAYRKFDIEAWMPGLGRYGEISSASNCTDYQSRRLGIRYRPESSTPSKKGPTQFVHTLNATACAVPRMIICLLENYQQEDGSVIIPEPLRPFVGNLEIIGPKYK comes from the exons ATGGGGCTTCAATCTTGTGCGTCCAAATTATATCCATTTTCAATCCTCAAACCCCTCACCAGTTCTCCCCAAATTTCCAAATTCTTGATCCCGTACCACTTCCGGCGGCGTTCATTTCCGCTTCATGCTAGAGCACGAGCCTACGCCTCTGCCGCTCCTCAACTAGCTACTAAAACCTCCGATGTCACCAGCCCAGATGATGTTAAGG AAGTGAAGGTGTCTCAATGGAAAGCGGCAATTGATTACAAGTGGATGCGGGAGAACAAGGAGGCCGTTGCGGCCAATATCAAGAATCGCAAATCACAAGCTAATCTAGATCTTGTTCTTCAGCTTTATGATAGTTTATTGAATGCTCAAAAG GAAGTTGAAAGACTTCGCGCAGAGAGAAATGCAGTTGCAAACAAGATGAAAGGAAAGCTGGAGCCTGCAGAACGTCAGAAACTCATAGAAGAAG GTAAGAATCTCAAGGAAGGGCTTGTTTCCCTGGAAGAAGACCTTCTTAAACTTACAGACGAAATTCAGCAGGAAGCACAATGTGTGCCAAATATGACACATCCAGATGTCCCATTAGGCGGAGAAGATTGTTCTACTGTGAGAAAAGTG GTCGGTCAGCCACGTGAGTTTAGTTTCCCTGTCAAGGATCATGTCCAGCTTGGAAAAGACTTGGACTTATTTGATTTTGATGCTGCCGCGGAG GTTAGTGGTTCGAAGTTTTATTACTTGAAGAATGAAGCAGTTATGCTTGAGATGGGACTCGTGAACTGGGCAGTATCAGAAGTCATGAAAAGAGGCTTCATGCCTCTTACAACACCAGAAATTGTCCGATCTTCTGTTGTAGAGAAATGCGGTTTCCTGCCCAGAGGAACAAACACTCAG GTTTATTCAATTGAGGGTAGTGATCAATGCCTCATAGGTACTGCAGAGATTCCAGTGGGAGGAATTCATATGGACTCCATTCTTTCAGAGGTATCATTGCCTTTAAAGTACGCAGCTTTCTCTCATTGCTTTCGCACAGAAGCAGGTGCTGCAGGTGCTGCAACAAG GGGCCTTTATCGTGTTCACCAATTTAGCAAGGTGGAGATGTTCATCTTATGCAGGCCAGAGGAGAGTGATTCCTTCCATCAACagcttattcaaattgaagaaGAGCTCTTCTCGTCATTAGGACTACATTTTAA AACTATGGACATGTCAACTGAGGATCTAGGTGCACCAGCTTATCGTAAGTTCGATATTGAAGCCTGGATGCCTGGATTGGGACGGTACGGTGAG ATATCAAGTGCCTCCAACTGTACAGACTACCAAAGCAGACGACTAGGCATTCGTTATCGTCCTGAATCTTCTACTCCTTCGAAAAAGGGTCCAACACAGTTTGTCCATACACTAAACGCCACAGCATGTGCAGTTCCTAGAATGATCATATGCCTGCTCGAAAATTACCAGCAAGAGGATGGTTCTGTCATTATACCCGAACCATTGAGGCCGTTCGTGGGAAATCTTGAGATAATTGGTCCTAAATACAAATAG
- the LOC140833217 gene encoding probable CCR4-associated factor 1 homolog 6 → MSLLPKSDSIQIRDVWADNLDEELALIRDIVDDYPYIAMDTEFPGIVLRPVGNFKNSGDYHYQTLKDNVDLLKLIQLGLTFSDENGNLPTCGSDKYCIWQFNFREFNPNEDVFANDSIELLRQSGIDFAKNNEKGIDAKLFGELLMSSGIVLNDNVYWVTFHSGYDFGYLLKLLTCQSLPDTQSGFFTLINVYFPVLYDVKHLMKFCNSLHGGLNKLAELLEVDRVGVCHQAGSDSLLTCCTFKKLKENFFIGSMEKYSGVLYGLGVENG, encoded by the coding sequence ATGTCGCTTTTGCCCAAAAGCGATTCGATTCAAATCAGGGACGTTTGGGCCGATAATTTGGATGAAGAATTGGCATTGATTCGTGATATTGTCGATGATTATCCTTATATCGCCATGGACACCGAGTTCCCGGGAATTGTTCTTCGTCCCGTGGGAAACTTCAAGAACTCGGGTGACTACCACTACCAGACATTGAAAGATAATGTTGACCTGTTGAAGCTAATCCAGCTAGGACTAACATTCTCGGACGAAAACGGAAATCTGCCCACTTGTGGTAGTGACAAGTATTGCATTTGGCAATTCAATTTCCGCGAATTCAATCCAAATGAGGATGTCTTTGCGAATGACTCAATCGAGCTGTTGCGACAAAGTGGTATTGATTTCGCAAAGAATAACGAAAAGGGCATTGATGCCAAGCTTTTTGGGGAGCTTTTAATGTCATCTGGTATCGTTTTGAATGACAACGTGTACTGGGTGACGTTTCATAGTGGGTATGATTTTGGGTACTTGCTCAAGCTCTTGACATGTCAGAGCTTGCCTGATACGCAGTCTGGATTCTTTACCTTGATCAATGTGTACTTTCCAGTGCTTTACGATGTCAAACATTTGATGAAATTTTGTAACAGTTTGCATGGTGGGTTGAATAAGTTGGCGGAGTTGTTGGAAGTGGACAGAGTTGGGGTCTGTCATCAGGCAGGTTCTGATAGCTTGCTTACTTGTTGtacattcaagaagttgaaagaGAACTTCTTCATCGGCTCGATGGAGAAGTATTCCGGTGTATTGTATGGTTTAGGTGTTGAGAATGGATAG